A single region of the Silene latifolia isolate original U9 population chromosome 8, ASM4854445v1, whole genome shotgun sequence genome encodes:
- the LOC141595629 gene encoding uncharacterized protein LOC141595629, translating to MSLKRSHVAWAVAPGSRIVKCSSLRNRDLTWNAPLVRALFKEKDADWILASPLCTSRKYDEVFWPLTSDGNYSVKSGYGIAFMEFFEQHGTLKDKSRITMSGRGFCKSRLWSLPGPNVWKVLIWKIVTNTLPVGYEFHKRSIEGSHTCRMCLGDQQHSETIEHIFRDCPLSSRVWAGTALGIRVEGTVMIPLGDWVINWIRYLDTLEGGESQILVFLATLWGLWTTRNNVVFRGDQVMPCVLLQSIANNVEVYLQSRLNEKEHNEKMQGRVSHSLGDDGMQTIKDGHPVYIVGRRGHCRGIRIKVDAGWLKTLDAAIGWVAYDSDGVMIESGSKKTKANRLCKRRP from the coding sequence aaaatgttcCTCTTTAAGGAATCGTGACTTGACGTGGAATGCTCCTCTAGTGCGTGCCCTCTTTAAGGAAAAGGATGCGGATTGGATATTGGCATCTCCCCTATGTACGTCTAGAAAGTATGATGAAGTTTTTTGGCCTCTCACTAGTGATGGAAATTATTCGGTGAAGAGTGGGTACGGCATTGCCTTCATGGAGTTTTTTGAACAACATGGTACTCTAAAAGATAAATCCAGGATCACCATGTCAGGGAGGGGTTTTTGTAAGTCCCGCCTTTGGAGTTTACCTGGGCCGAATGTATGGAAGGTTTTGATCTGGAAGATCGTCACAAACACCCTGCCTGTAGGTTATGAGTTTCATAAACGATCGATTGAAGGGAGTCATACATGTCGGATGTGCTTAGGGGATCAACAACATAGCGAGACAATTGAGCATATCTTTAGAGATTGTCCTTTATCTTCCAGAGTTTGGGCAGGGACGGCCCTTGGGATTCGGGTCGAAGGCACTGTGATGATCCCGCTTGGTGATTGGGTCATAAACTGGATCCGGTACTTAGATACTTTGGAGGGGGGCGAAAGTCAAATTTTAGTCTTCTTGGCAACCTTATGGGGTCTATGGACCACTCGTAACAATGTGGTCTTCAGAGGAGATCAGGTTATGCCGTGCGTACTTCTTCAGTCAATCGCTAACAATGTTGAGGTGTATCTACAATCTAGACTGAACGAGAAGGAGCACAATGAGAAGATGCAAGGACGAGTGTCACATTCGTTAGGAGATGATGGTATGCAGACTATTAAGGATGGTCACCCAGTTTATATAGTTGGTAGACGGGGTCATTGTAGAGGTATACGGATAAAGGTTGATGCTGGATGGTTGAAGACCTTGGACGCGGCGATAGGGTGGGTGGCGTATGATAGTGATGGGGTTATGATTGAGAGCGGAAGCAAGAAGACTAAGGCAAATCGGCTCTGCAAGCGGAGGCCTTAG
- the LOC141595803 gene encoding ricin B-like lectin R40G3 — MDSSLGHVGRHRHENRRHDYDDDDDNNNYEQPPPPPHFNNPYPPPPHQTYPPPSYDGGAYEQQPSYGGGYDAPPPEHSYDNQYYPSSENEPPTDHHRFRPHMPNFIGSHFHHGSDDHGGSTYGGGGDDGPELGSLENKPSHKIYCKAGGERYAVGIRDGKVVLTHPDTSDLTQHWCKDERYSTKVKDKDGYPSFILVNKGTGQAVKHSISCHPVQLAPYNPGELDESVLWTEGKDMGHGFRTIRTINNVKLVMDAWNADKDHGGIHDGTLIALYETWKGDNQNQQWKITLH, encoded by the exons ATGGATTCCTCCCTCGGCCACGTCGGACGTCACCGCCACGAGAACCGCCGACATGACTACGACGAtgacgacgacaacaacaactATGAACAACCTCCTCCACCTCCTCACTTTAACAACCCTTACCCACCTCCCCCACATCAAACCTACCCACCACCTTCCTACGACGGAGGCGCATACGAACAGCAGCCATCGTACGGGGGTGGATACGACGCACCGCCTCCAGAACATTCATACGATAACCAATATTATCCTTCCAGTGAAAATGAGCCCCCCACGGACCACCACAGGTTTAGGCCTCATATGCCGAACTTCATTGGATCGCATTTTCACCATGGTTCTGATGATCATGGTGGCAGTActtatggtggtggtggtgatgatgggCCTGAGTTGGGCTCCCTTGAAAACAAGCCCAGTCACAAGATTTACTGTAAAGCGGGTGGTGAACGGTATGCGGTTGGTATTCGTGATGGTAAGGTTGTTCTTACTCATCCTGATACTTCTGATCTTACTCAG CACTGGTGCAAAGACGAGAGATACAGCACAAAGGTGAAGGACAAAGATGGTTATCCCAGTTTCATTTTGGTTAACAAAGGCACTGGACAAGCTGTTAAACACTCTATTTCTTGTCATCCA GTGCAATTAGCCCCTTACAATCCAGGGGAGCTTGATGAATCTGTGTTGTGGACAGAGGGCAAGGACATGGGGCATGGGTTTAGAACAATCAGGACAATAAATAATGTAAAGTTGGTTATGGATGCTTGGAATGCTGATAAAGATCATGGTGGAATTCATGATGGAACTCTTATTGCACTTTATGAGACTTGGAAAGGCGATAATCAGAATCAGCAATGGAAGATCACACTCCATT GA
- the LOC141595804 gene encoding uncharacterized protein LOC141595804 isoform X2, producing the protein MDSKRADLMRLFLLAVVVALVVAKVADANEDESWTGWARQKIYGSGKWSVKEGAENMVHKAEDSASEASNYVSDKAKGAKDSASETMSSAKGGAKKIMHKAEDSASEATNYVSDKAKGAKNSASETMSSAKGGAKKMMHKAEDSASEASNYVSDKAKGATDSVSETMSSAKGGAKKMMHKAEDSASEASNYVSDKAKGAKDSASETMSSAKGGAKKMMHKAGDSASEASNYVSDKAKGAKDSVSETMSSAKGGAKKMMHKAEDSASEASNYVSDKAKGAKDSASETMSSAKGGAKKMMHKAGDSASEASNYVSDKAKGAKDSASETMSSAKGGAKKMMHKAEDSAYDASKYVSDKAKGAKDSASKTVDKV; encoded by the exons ATGGATAGCAAAAGAGCGGATTTGATGAGGTTGTTTTTATTGGCCGTCGTGGTAGCGTTGGTGGTCGCCAAGGTTGCCGACGCTAATGAAGATGAATCTTGGACTGGTTGGGCTCGCCAAAAGATTTATGGTTCCGG AAAATGGAGTGTAAAAGAAGGGGCGGAAAATATGGTGCATAAAGCTGAAGATTCAGCTTCTG AGGCCTCAAATTATGTATCTGACAAGGCCAAAGGCGCAAAGGACTCAGCTTCCGAGACGATGTCAAGTGCTAAGGGAGGTGCTAAAAAAATAATGCACAAAGCTGAAGATTCAGCTTCTG AGGCGACAAATTATGTATCTGACAAGGCCAAAGGCGCAAAGAACTCAGCTTCCGAGACGATGTCCAGTGCTAAGGGAGGGGCTAAAAAAATGATGCACAAAGCTGAAGATTCAGCTTCTG AGGCTTCAAATTATGTGTCTGACAAGGCCAAAGGCGCAACGGACTCAGTTTCCGAGACGATGTCCAGTGCTAAGGGAGGTGCTAAAAAAATGATGCACAAAGCTGAAGATTCAGCTTCTG AGGCTTCAAATTATGTATCTGATAAGGCCAAAGGCGCCAAGGACTCCGCTTCCGAGACAATGTCCAGTGCTAAGGGAGGGGCTAAAAAAATGATGCACAAAGCTGGAGATTCAGCTTCTG AGGCTTCAAATTATGTGTCTGACAAAGCCAAAGGCGCAAAGGACTCAGTTTCCGAGACGATGTCCAGTGCTAAGGGAGGTGCTAAAAAAATGATGCACAAAGCTGAAGATTCAGCTTCTG AGGCTTCAAATTATGTATCTGATAAGGCCAAAGGCGCCAAGGACTCGGCTTCCGAGACAATGTCCAGTGCTAAAGGAGGTGCTAAAAAAATGATGCACAAAGCTGGAGATTCAGCTTCTG AGGCTTCAAATTATGTATCTGACAAGGCCAAAGGCGCAAAGGACTCGGCTTCCGAGACAATGTCAAGTGCTAAGGGAGGTGCTAAAAAAATGATGCACAAAGCTGAAGATTCAGCTTATG ATGCATCAAAATATGTCTCTGACAAGGCCAAAGGTGCTAAGGACTCGGCTTCGAAGACGGTGGATAAAGTTTAA
- the LOC141595804 gene encoding uncharacterized protein LOC141595804 isoform X3 — protein sequence MDSKRADLMRLFLLAVVVALVVAKVADANEDESWTGWARQKIYGSGKWSVKEGAENMVHKAEDSASEASNYVSDKAKGAKDSASETMSSAKGGAKKIMHKAEDSASEASNYVSDKAKGAKESASETMSGAKGGVKKMMHKAEDSASEATNYVSDKAKGAKNSASETMSSAKGGAKKMMHKAEDSASEASNYVSDKAKGATDSVSETMSSAKGGAKKMMHKAEDSASEASNYVSDKAKGAKDSVSETMSSAKGGAKKMMHKAEDSASEASNYVSDKAKGAKDSASETMSSAKGGAKKMMHKAGDSASEASNYVSDKAKGAKDSASETMSSAKGGAKKMMHKAEDSAYDASKYVSDKAKGAKDSASKTVDKV from the exons ATGGATAGCAAAAGAGCGGATTTGATGAGGTTGTTTTTATTGGCCGTCGTGGTAGCGTTGGTGGTCGCCAAGGTTGCCGACGCTAATGAAGATGAATCTTGGACTGGTTGGGCTCGCCAAAAGATTTATGGTTCCGG AAAATGGAGTGTAAAAGAAGGGGCGGAAAATATGGTGCATAAAGCTGAAGATTCAGCTTCTG AGGCCTCAAATTATGTATCTGACAAGGCCAAAGGCGCAAAGGACTCAGCTTCCGAGACGATGTCAAGTGCTAAGGGAGGTGCTAAAAAAATAATGCACAAAGCTGAAGATTCAGCTTCTG AGGCGTCAAATTATGTATCTGACAAGGCCAAAGGCGCAAAAGAATCAGCTTCCGAGACAATGTCCGGTGCTAAGGGAGGTGTTAAAAAAATGATGCACAAAGCTGAAGATTCAGCTTCTG AGGCGACAAATTATGTATCTGACAAGGCCAAAGGCGCAAAGAACTCAGCTTCCGAGACGATGTCCAGTGCTAAGGGAGGGGCTAAAAAAATGATGCACAAAGCTGAAGATTCAGCTTCTG AGGCTTCAAATTATGTGTCTGACAAGGCCAAAGGCGCAACGGACTCAGTTTCCGAGACGATGTCCAGTGCTAAGGGAGGTGCTAAAAAAATGATGCACAAAGCTGAAGATTCAGCTTCTG AGGCTTCAAATTATGTGTCTGACAAAGCCAAAGGCGCAAAGGACTCAGTTTCCGAGACGATGTCCAGTGCTAAGGGAGGTGCTAAAAAAATGATGCACAAAGCTGAAGATTCAGCTTCTG AGGCTTCAAATTATGTATCTGATAAGGCCAAAGGCGCCAAGGACTCGGCTTCCGAGACAATGTCCAGTGCTAAAGGAGGTGCTAAAAAAATGATGCACAAAGCTGGAGATTCAGCTTCTG AGGCTTCAAATTATGTATCTGACAAGGCCAAAGGCGCAAAGGACTCGGCTTCCGAGACAATGTCAAGTGCTAAGGGAGGTGCTAAAAAAATGATGCACAAAGCTGAAGATTCAGCTTATG ATGCATCAAAATATGTCTCTGACAAGGCCAAAGGTGCTAAGGACTCGGCTTCGAAGACGGTGGATAAAGTTTAA
- the LOC141595804 gene encoding uncharacterized protein LOC141595804 isoform X1, producing MDSKRADLMRLFLLAVVVALVVAKVADANEDESWTGWARQKIYGSGKWSVKEGAENMVHKAEDSASEASNYVSDKAKGAKDSASETMSSAKGGAKKIMHKAEDSASEASNYVSDKAKGAKESASETMSGAKGGVKKMMHKAEDSASEATNYVSDKAKGAKNSASETMSSAKGGAKKMMHKAEDSASEASNYVSDKAKGATDSVSETMSSAKGGAKKMMHKAEDSASEASNYVSDKAKGAKDSASETMSSAKGGAKKMMHKAGDSASEASNYVSDKAKGAKDSVSETMSSAKGGAKKMMHKAEDSASEASNYVSDKAKGAKDSASETMSSAKGGAKKMMHKAGDSASEASNYVSDKAKGAKDSASETMSSAKGGAKKMMHKAEDSAYDASKYVSDKAKGAKDSASKTVDKV from the exons ATGGATAGCAAAAGAGCGGATTTGATGAGGTTGTTTTTATTGGCCGTCGTGGTAGCGTTGGTGGTCGCCAAGGTTGCCGACGCTAATGAAGATGAATCTTGGACTGGTTGGGCTCGCCAAAAGATTTATGGTTCCGG AAAATGGAGTGTAAAAGAAGGGGCGGAAAATATGGTGCATAAAGCTGAAGATTCAGCTTCTG AGGCCTCAAATTATGTATCTGACAAGGCCAAAGGCGCAAAGGACTCAGCTTCCGAGACGATGTCAAGTGCTAAGGGAGGTGCTAAAAAAATAATGCACAAAGCTGAAGATTCAGCTTCTG AGGCGTCAAATTATGTATCTGACAAGGCCAAAGGCGCAAAAGAATCAGCTTCCGAGACAATGTCCGGTGCTAAGGGAGGTGTTAAAAAAATGATGCACAAAGCTGAAGATTCAGCTTCTG AGGCGACAAATTATGTATCTGACAAGGCCAAAGGCGCAAAGAACTCAGCTTCCGAGACGATGTCCAGTGCTAAGGGAGGGGCTAAAAAAATGATGCACAAAGCTGAAGATTCAGCTTCTG AGGCTTCAAATTATGTGTCTGACAAGGCCAAAGGCGCAACGGACTCAGTTTCCGAGACGATGTCCAGTGCTAAGGGAGGTGCTAAAAAAATGATGCACAAAGCTGAAGATTCAGCTTCTG AGGCTTCAAATTATGTATCTGATAAGGCCAAAGGCGCCAAGGACTCCGCTTCCGAGACAATGTCCAGTGCTAAGGGAGGGGCTAAAAAAATGATGCACAAAGCTGGAGATTCAGCTTCTG AGGCTTCAAATTATGTGTCTGACAAAGCCAAAGGCGCAAAGGACTCAGTTTCCGAGACGATGTCCAGTGCTAAGGGAGGTGCTAAAAAAATGATGCACAAAGCTGAAGATTCAGCTTCTG AGGCTTCAAATTATGTATCTGATAAGGCCAAAGGCGCCAAGGACTCGGCTTCCGAGACAATGTCCAGTGCTAAAGGAGGTGCTAAAAAAATGATGCACAAAGCTGGAGATTCAGCTTCTG AGGCTTCAAATTATGTATCTGACAAGGCCAAAGGCGCAAAGGACTCGGCTTCCGAGACAATGTCAAGTGCTAAGGGAGGTGCTAAAAAAATGATGCACAAAGCTGAAGATTCAGCTTATG ATGCATCAAAATATGTCTCTGACAAGGCCAAAGGTGCTAAGGACTCGGCTTCGAAGACGGTGGATAAAGTTTAA